Below is a genomic region from Rhodohalobacter mucosus.
GCCGCCAGCGTTCGTCCTGAGCCAGGATCAAACTCTCCATTGTATATATCCTAAATATCCAATAAACAGCTCAACCCAAAAACCCATCAAACAATCTGGTTATCTCTTACAGTATGTCAAAAGAACATCTTTCTTATAACGAACCTACCGCCTCAAATCTTATCTTGAACCAAGCATTTCGTTTTTTCGAAAGGATCATAAATATAGGGGCTATACCCGATACATGTCAACCTGTTTCACCTACTTTTTTCTGAAAAGTTTTCCACATTCAGCCGGTTCGATTTAAACCGCGATTCCCCTTCAATCTGCAACAACTTTTTCGCTCTCATAGAGCCGATACCCGTCCGGATCCTCCTCAAAATCCCTGAACAACCACACACCCAGATAAGCCAGCGGGGTATCAAAGAGCGCAAAGAAAAATTTGAATATGTATGAGTTCAAAATCAATATCACCAAAGCGCCAATCGTGGTAATGTTCTCACCCAGGTTCCCCGACAAATAGAGAATGCTCAATATGGTTGTACTGTCTATCAGCTGGCTGAACATGGTAGAACCGTTGTTCCTCAACCACAAATACTTGCCGCGTGTAAGCCGCTTCCAGAAATGGAACAGCCTCACATCAACGGACTGCGCAATCAGATAGGCTATCATGCTCGATACGGTGTTGGCTATCACAAATTCATATACACCCTCAAACAAATTTAATCCGCCGCTCACTCCATAGGTGTCAGGAAACCAATGGCCCACCGATATGATGAATATCATATACAAATTGGCGAAAAACCCAATCCATACCACAAGCTGCGCTTTCTTCCTGCCAAACAGTTCAGAAATCAGATCGGTCGCCAGAAATGTAAAGGGATATGCCAGCAATCCCACGGGAACACTCATCACATATATACTGCCGTCGCGAACAAGTGAGGGCGTTATCTCGCGCAGCCACGGCGGAAGATCAAGGGTGAACAGCGTAATGAATTTTGTTGTTCCAACAATATTCCCGAGCACCAGCGATGTCAGGAAAATTCCAACAAGACTTAAAAAAAGTATGTCGCGCTTATGCTGAACACGCACGGCCGACGTTATATTGTTCATCTGAACCTTATCGGTTATAAACTTTGTTCTACCCCATAGCAACCTGACCGAACGGCGGGGCGTTCAAAATAATTTGAAAACAGTGCATCATGGATAAAGAAACAGAAAAGAGAATAACCATTGCAGAAGCGGCAACCAAACGCTTCGTGGAGAATCCGCGCTTTACAATACGGTCGCTGGCAAAGGAACTGGATATGGAATCAGCAGATATTTTTGACCTGTTTCCAAACCGCAGCTCTATACTCAGGTACTACTACTCGTCAAGAATGCTGCGCTTCAGGGATGAAACCGGATCCCTCGACGACTATTCCTCTTATACATTGGGTGAAAAACTGTCGGCACTGCACCTTTCGCTGGCTGACCAATTTCAGGAACAGCGTGAATTCGTACTGCAGACATTCAAACGAAGCAAATACTCATATTTTCGTACATCTGCATTTGCAAAGGAGTACAGACAGGAACTCCAAAACATTTTCGAAAATGATCACAGGATTCCCGCAACTGCGGCCCCGTTTATAAATCGTTTTCTTTACCAATCTCTCTACTATCAATTTACAGGCCTGATCAGTTTCTGGAAACGGGACGAGAGCCGAAATTATGAAAATACCATGGCGCTTATTGATAAATGGAGTGCCCTGACAGAAGAAATTTTCTACTCGCAAATTGCCGAAAAAGGATTTGATCTGGCAAAATTTCTCTACTATCAGTCCCCGCTGTCCGAATGCATGACTTCTTCATCAACAAACAATAAAAGAGAACCTGCACATGAGTGATTTTCCATCCTCAAAATTTCAGAGAGGCCGCATATTTGCCAAAACAGGCATCAAGGTAGGCTCGAATTATGCAAGCCATTACTTGAAAAACCTTACCGGAAACGGCAAACAGAACGACCGCACCGAACTTCATCGCAAGACAGCCCGGGAGGTGTTTGGGGAGTTTACCAAACTGCGTGGAACAGCATTAAAAATTGCACAATCCTTCAGCGTGGACCAGGGTTTTCTTCCTGAAGAGTTTTCGGATGTAATGACTCAGGCACAATATAAGGTGCCACCAATCAACCGGTCGCTGGTACGATCAATTATTAAGCGGGAGCTCGGATCCTACCCGGAAAAGCTGTTTCAGTCGTTCGACTCGGAAGCTGTGGCCGCGGCCTCGATCGGTCAGGTTCACAAGGCAATACTAAAAGACGGAACACCCGTGGCGGTGAAGGTTCAGTATCCGGGAGTCAGGGATACCATTTCATCCGACATTGCACTGGCCGGATCTATTTTTAAACGGCTGGTATCCGACGGAGCCAAATTGGATGAATACATCCAGGAGGTGAAAGAGACGCTTCTGAATGAGACTGATTATATTGCAGAGGGCGAATCCATAAATCGCTTTCACAAACGGTTTTCAAACGGAAATGTGATAACGCCCGAGTGGCTTCCTGAATTCTCATCCGAACGCGTGCTTACCATGAGCTTCATTGAAGGGCAACACCTGAATGAGTTTCTGCAAGGCAATCCGTCACAGGAGGAAAAAGACCACTTCGGTCAGCTACTCTGGGACTTCTTCCATAACCAGATACGCGACCTGGATGAAATACACGCCGATACACATCCCGGCAATTTTCTTTTTACACCCGACGGAAAGCTTGGGGTGATCGATTATGGGTGCGTGAAATCATTTCCAAACGATTTTCTGATGGACTATCTGTGCCTGCTTCCCACTCATCTTGCACAGGATGAAGAGGCCATCAGGGAGCTCTATTACCGGCTCGATGTGATCCTGGACGATCCTGAGACAAACCCGAAAGAGAAGCGTTTTTATGATTTCTGCATCCACTACGGCTATGCATTTGCTATGCCCTACCGTGGTGATACGTTCGATTTCGGGGATACAGAATACAGAGACCTCATACGCGGTTATACGAAGAATGCTCCGCTGGCGAATGAGCCAAGGGGCAACAAGCACTTTATCTACAGTACCCGGGTCCATCTGGGACTCTATCATTTCCTTATGAAACTGGGCTCAGTGGTACAAACGAATACATCCAGGCGGATTGTTGAAGAGGTATTAACTGAATCTTATCGGTAGAATTACCCACGCCGGTTGAGTGCCAGATAATGGTTTGAAATGCTCTCCGATGGACAGTAGAATATCCAGCGTCCATTGGTTAGATTGCAAAAGCCCCAAATGATCCGGTTTTTCCCTTTTTTAAATCGGGGTTGACGATTGTCCGCTAACAATGTGATGAATCATATGAAAAGATATTTGCTGCTCATTTTTGCAGTATTTCTGTTTGGGTCATGTGTATCTGGCACACATCATCAGTTTCTGGATCAGGAGTACCGTAAGCCAATAGCAAATGCCACCGTCTCCATTCTCACCATCGACCGGGAAGACCTTTACGATACATTCCCAGACCATCGTTTTGGTTCGCTTTTGCCCGAACAGCAGGTGCTTTTCGACAGCCGGCTTGCGACCATATTAATAAAACAGACACGAGCAGAAGTGAAAGGGGTCGCAGACAGTTCGGTTTTTCAATCCGCACAATTTGAACTCAGACACTATCCACTAAAAAAAGATAGCCTTTTAATTGTCTCTCCGATATACGGAACCACTCTCTCAAACAGCAGTATGGTTTCAAGGTTTGTGTTGATTCTCGATCAGTTTCACTTTAAACCCGTTCAGGTTGAGGGCGGAGGCAGCTCCTATGCAGGCCATGAGAGCGAAAACCGGACCTTTATGTATTTTGAAACCAGATATCTGATTTGGGACAATACAGAAGGTGAGGCTGCTGCATGGGGTAAAGTTACATCTGATCGATTGATGTATCCCACACAAAACCCTACGGATATGTATTCGAATCTGCTCTCGGATGCTTTTTATCAGATTGTTGAGAAGAGCCCGCTCGTGCCTTCGTGCGCACCATTTATGCGGTATGGTGAATTGATATATCCTTGCAGAACCGTAGATGATGGATGAGAAAAAAGCCAAATTGCTGTACTTCATCAAGCATAAGCAGCTCTTCGTCACACTCATCTTTTATAAGAGGTAACGATTTTGAACATTAAGCTAAAATAAGGATCAACACCGGGAATATTGTTGCTCTGGCCCGGTAAATTTTTGGCCATGCCCAACCGATCATGACGATCAGAAGTGACTTGTGCAGACTTATCCCTTCTCGGTTTCATGATAATACATCTCAGTAGAAAGATGCTTTATACAATAAAAAATGTCTGCAGTGCGGACAGTACGAGTTAATACCAATCCATATAAAATGAAAATATGAACTATCGCACCTATCGATTTATGCGCTTAAACTGTGGACTAAAATCTTTCAATGGAAAGATAACCGAGATCAGATAAACGTTTGCTATCATTATAGATGTATCAGTAATAAAAATTCATTCGCTTCGTTTATTGCTTGTATCTAACCTCAAATCCTATTACCATAGTTTTCAAATTTAAACCAACGCCGTTTCATCGGTTTCACTATGAATACATTATCAAAACCTTATATGAAAAAGATAACCGCGATACTTTTAATTGTTTCAGGCATAGTTTTATACGGTTCATCTGTTCACGCACAAACTACCGATGTGACCCAGGAAGAGATTCAGGAAATGATGGAAAACAGGTCGTTGATCGTGGTGCAACAGGAAACGGAAACCATTGGCTCGCCCTATCTTTATGAAGGCTTTCGTACAGGCAGGGTAACACTGCACAATGGACGGCAGACCGAAGAATTATCCATGAATTTCAACATTTATGAAAACAGGGTGGAATACGCCGACAACTCCACAATCCTGGCTATACCTTCGGAGGGTATTCAACAGTTTACCTTCACCTCCAACGGGGAAAGTTTAACATTTAAAAAGGGATTCTCAGCCAGCGGGCTTGATCCCGACGAATTTGTGCTCGTACTTTCTGAAGGCGATGTTACTGCTCTGTACAAATATGAGAAAAACTTTCAGGAGGCCGTTGCAACGTACGGTACAGCCGTTCAGCGGGATGAATATATCGACAATACCCGTTTTTATACCCATTCAAACGGCGAGACGGACAGAATGAGACGTGTTAATGAGCGTAACCTTATCCGGGCGCTAAATTCTCATCAGGATGAGATGCGCAG
It encodes:
- a CDS encoding queuosine precursor transporter; this translates as MNNITSAVRVQHKRDILFLSLVGIFLTSLVLGNIVGTTKFITLFTLDLPPWLREITPSLVRDGSIYVMSVPVGLLAYPFTFLATDLISELFGRKKAQLVVWIGFFANLYMIFIISVGHWFPDTYGVSGGLNLFEGVYEFVIANTVSSMIAYLIAQSVDVRLFHFWKRLTRGKYLWLRNNGSTMFSQLIDSTTILSILYLSGNLGENITTIGALVILILNSYIFKFFFALFDTPLAYLGVWLFRDFEEDPDGYRLYESEKVVAD
- a CDS encoding ABC1 kinase family protein gives rise to the protein MSDFPSSKFQRGRIFAKTGIKVGSNYASHYLKNLTGNGKQNDRTELHRKTAREVFGEFTKLRGTALKIAQSFSVDQGFLPEEFSDVMTQAQYKVPPINRSLVRSIIKRELGSYPEKLFQSFDSEAVAAASIGQVHKAILKDGTPVAVKVQYPGVRDTISSDIALAGSIFKRLVSDGAKLDEYIQEVKETLLNETDYIAEGESINRFHKRFSNGNVITPEWLPEFSSERVLTMSFIEGQHLNEFLQGNPSQEEKDHFGQLLWDFFHNQIRDLDEIHADTHPGNFLFTPDGKLGVIDYGCVKSFPNDFLMDYLCLLPTHLAQDEEAIRELYYRLDVILDDPETNPKEKRFYDFCIHYGYAFAMPYRGDTFDFGDTEYRDLIRGYTKNAPLANEPRGNKHFIYSTRVHLGLYHFLMKLGSVVQTNTSRRIVEEVLTESYR